A stretch of Vibrio maritimus DNA encodes these proteins:
- the folP gene encoding dihydropteroate synthase — MILQANNKTLSLDTPQVMGIVNVTPDSFSDGGKFNSVDAALEQVDAMVASGVTIVDVGGESTRPGAPDVELQEELKRVIPVIKAIRERHDVWISVDTSKAEVMRQAVEAGADIINDVRALQEPGALDVAAKAGVPICLMHMQGQPRTMQMNPTYEDLLKDVAEFLQERISACEAAGISRDRLILDPGFGFGKTLEHNYHLLAHLDKFHQFELPILAGMSRKSMIFKLLDKAPADCLAGSLACATLAAAKGAQIIRVHDAVETVEAMKIVQMMQSNL, encoded by the coding sequence ATGATTTTACAAGCAAACAACAAAACACTCTCTCTCGATACGCCCCAAGTCATGGGCATCGTCAATGTCACGCCAGACTCATTCTCCGATGGTGGGAAATTCAATTCGGTTGATGCCGCGCTTGAACAAGTTGACGCTATGGTCGCGTCTGGGGTTACCATTGTCGATGTAGGTGGCGAGTCAACGCGCCCTGGAGCGCCAGATGTTGAACTACAAGAAGAGCTAAAGCGTGTTATCCCGGTCATTAAAGCCATCCGTGAACGACATGACGTGTGGATTTCTGTCGATACGAGTAAGGCAGAAGTGATGCGTCAAGCGGTAGAGGCGGGTGCCGATATCATTAATGATGTCCGTGCACTTCAAGAACCAGGCGCTTTAGACGTTGCGGCTAAAGCTGGGGTGCCAATCTGTCTGATGCATATGCAAGGCCAGCCGCGCACTATGCAAATGAATCCGACCTATGAGGATCTTTTGAAAGACGTGGCGGAATTCTTACAAGAACGTATCTCTGCGTGCGAAGCGGCCGGCATTTCTCGTGATAGACTCATCCTAGATCCGGGGTTTGGATTTGGCAAAACACTCGAACATAATTATCATCTGCTAGCGCATCTAGATAAATTCCATCAATTTGAATTGCCTATTCTTGCTGGTATGTCGCGTAAATCAATGATTTTCAAATTGTTAGATAAAGCACCCGCAGATTGTTTAGCGGGAAGCCTTGCCTGTGCGACGCTCGCTGCCGCGAAAGGGGCACAGATTATCCGCGTTCATGATGCGGTGGAAACCGTTGAGGCGATGAAAATCGTCCAGATGATGCAATCAAATTTATAA
- the glmM gene encoding phosphoglucosamine mutase produces MSQRRYFGTDGVRGKVGQYPITPDFVLKLGWAAGRVLAKQGTKKVIIGKDTRISGYMLESALEAGLSAAGLKAIFTGPLPTPAVAYLTQTFRAEAGIVISASHNPYYDNGIKFFSSEGTKLPDSIELAIEEELDKEIECVESAELGKASRLTDAAGRYIEFCKSTFPHDLSLAGLKIVIDCAHGATYKIAPSVFKELGAELISIGVDPDGTNINAEVGATDVRALQAKVVEEKADLGLAFDGDGDRIIMVDHLGNKVDGDQIAYIIARDALRRGELKGGVVGTLMTNLGMENGLKQLGIPFVRAAVGDRYVMEQLLERDWRIGAENSGHVILLDKVTTGDAIVAALQVLASVIGAKMSLNELASGMTLYPQVLINVRFSGDANPLEAEAVKQAVAKAEADLGDKGRVLLRKSGTEPLLRVMVEGEDDALVNQSAQYIADIVKENC; encoded by the coding sequence ATGTCACAACGACGTTATTTTGGTACCGACGGTGTTCGTGGAAAAGTGGGTCAATACCCAATTACACCTGACTTTGTACTTAAACTAGGCTGGGCTGCAGGTCGTGTTCTTGCAAAGCAAGGCACAAAAAAAGTGATCATCGGTAAAGACACGCGAATCTCTGGCTATATGTTGGAATCGGCTCTAGAGGCGGGTCTTTCTGCTGCGGGTTTAAAAGCCATCTTTACTGGTCCATTGCCAACTCCTGCTGTGGCTTATCTAACGCAGACTTTCCGCGCGGAAGCTGGTATCGTTATTTCAGCTTCGCATAACCCATATTATGACAACGGCATTAAGTTCTTCTCTTCTGAGGGAACGAAACTTCCGGACTCAATTGAGCTAGCGATTGAAGAAGAGCTGGATAAAGAGATTGAGTGTGTTGAATCGGCTGAGCTTGGTAAAGCAAGTCGTTTGACCGATGCTGCGGGTCGTTATATCGAGTTTTGTAAGAGCACCTTCCCACACGATTTGAGCCTAGCAGGTCTAAAAATTGTTATCGATTGTGCTCATGGTGCCACTTATAAGATTGCACCTTCAGTATTTAAAGAGCTTGGCGCTGAGCTAATTTCTATTGGTGTTGACCCAGATGGTACCAACATTAACGCTGAAGTGGGTGCCACGGACGTACGAGCTCTACAAGCAAAAGTGGTTGAAGAAAAAGCCGACCTTGGCCTTGCTTTTGATGGTGATGGCGACCGCATCATCATGGTCGATCACCTAGGTAACAAAGTGGATGGCGACCAAATTGCTTACATTATCGCCCGTGACGCTCTACGTCGTGGTGAGCTAAAAGGTGGTGTTGTCGGTACTCTAATGACCAACCTAGGTATGGAAAATGGTCTTAAGCAACTTGGAATCCCATTCGTTCGCGCAGCCGTTGGTGACCGCTATGTCATGGAACAATTGCTTGAGCGTGACTGGCGTATCGGTGCAGAAAACTCAGGTCACGTTATCCTGCTTGATAAAGTCACGACGGGTGATGCTATCGTGGCTGCGCTGCAAGTGCTTGCTTCTGTGATTGGTGCGAAGATGTCGCTCAATGAACTCGCAAGTGGCATGACGCTATACCCACAAGTGCTGATTAACGTGCGTTTCAGTGGCGATGCAAACCCGCTAGAAGCAGAAGCTGTAAAACAGGCGGTAGCGAAAGCGGAAGCGGATCTTGGCGATAAAGGTCGTGTCCTACTTCGCAAATCGGGCACAGAGCCACTGCTGCGTGTCATGGTTGAAGGCGAGGATGACGCGCTAGTGAATCAGTCAGCACAGTACATTGCTGATATCGTAAAAGAAAACTGCTAA
- the secG gene encoding preprotein translocase subunit SecG, with protein MIQVLLVIYLLAALGVIGLVLIQQGKGADMGASFGAGASNTVFGASGSGNFLTRMTAIFAIVFFVISLVLGNMYTHKGESQWVDPTQGQVIEQAADAASDVPAENSDEIPQ; from the coding sequence ATGATTCAAGTTCTACTTGTGATTTACCTGTTGGCTGCGCTTGGTGTTATTGGCCTAGTGTTGATTCAACAAGGTAAAGGCGCAGATATGGGAGCCTCATTCGGTGCTGGCGCTTCAAACACAGTGTTTGGTGCTAGTGGCTCAGGAAATTTCCTAACCCGAATGACTGCAATTTTTGCAATCGTATTTTTTGTTATCAGCTTAGTACTTGGCAACATGTACACTCACAAAGGTGAGTCTCAATGGGTTGACCCTACTCAAGGTCAAGTGATTGAGCAAGCAGCTGATGCAGCGAGTGATGTTCCAGCTGAAAACAGCGACGAGATCCCTCAATAA
- the rimP gene encoding ribosome maturation factor RimP: MTGLERQLTELLEAPVEAIGYELVGLEFIRAGEHSTLRIYIDHEDGITVDACAEVSHQVSAVMDVEDPITVAYNLEVSSPGLERPLFKAAHYQQFIGHEVSIVLKMAVGNRRKWKGVIQSIEGETVTILADGNEEEMALSNISKANLIPKF, encoded by the coding sequence ATGACTGGTTTAGAAAGACAACTTACAGAATTGCTCGAAGCGCCTGTTGAGGCAATCGGCTACGAGCTTGTTGGTTTAGAGTTCATCCGTGCAGGTGAGCATTCTACCCTTCGAATCTATATCGACCATGAAGATGGTATTACTGTTGATGCTTGCGCAGAAGTAAGTCATCAAGTAAGTGCAGTAATGGATGTCGAAGACCCAATTACGGTGGCTTATAACCTAGAGGTGTCTTCACCAGGCCTAGAAAGACCACTTTTCAAAGCAGCACATTACCAACAATTTATTGGTCACGAGGTCAGCATCGTTCTAAAAATGGCTGTCGGAAACCGTCGCAAATGGAAAGGTGTCATCCAATCTATTGAAGGCGAGACAGTGACCATCCTTGCTGATGGTAACGAAGAAGAAATGGCGCTAAGCAACATTTCAAAAGCTAACCTTATCCCTAAATTTTAG
- the nusA gene encoding transcription termination factor NusA, whose amino-acid sequence MSKEILAVVEAVSNEKAVPRERIFEALEIALATSTKKKHEMEIEVRVAIDRKTGEFETFRRWMAVEEVEFPTKEISIEAAQYDDESVELGDFVEEEIESVTFDRITTQTAKQVIVQKVREAERAQIVEQFIDNEGDLVTGVVKKVNRDTIILDLGNNAEAVILRDDQLPRENFRPGDRVRGLLYKVAPEARGFQLFITRSKPEMLAELFRVEVPEIAEELIELKGAARDPGSRAKIAVKTNDKRIDPVGACVGMRGARVQAVSGELGGERIDIVLWDDNPAQFVINAMAPADVASIIVDEDAHAMDIAVEADNLAQAIGRSGQNVRLASQLTGWELNVMTVADLQKKHQEEASASIENFMKHLDIEQDFAEMLVEEGFSTLEEVAYVPVNELLEIDGLNEELVEELRSRAKDALTTLALAQEESFEGVEPAEDLLGLEGLEREMAFKLAAKGVATLEDLADQGVDELEGIEGLTEERAGELIMAARNICWFGDEE is encoded by the coding sequence ATGAGTAAAGAAATTTTAGCGGTAGTAGAAGCAGTTTCTAACGAGAAAGCTGTTCCTCGTGAGCGTATCTTTGAAGCGCTAGAGATTGCACTGGCGACCTCTACAAAGAAAAAACACGAAATGGAAATTGAAGTTCGTGTTGCTATTGACCGCAAAACTGGCGAATTTGAAACTTTCCGTCGCTGGATGGCAGTAGAAGAAGTTGAATTCCCAACGAAAGAAATTTCTATCGAAGCTGCGCAGTACGACGATGAATCTGTTGAACTAGGCGACTTCGTAGAAGAAGAAATCGAGTCAGTAACGTTTGACCGCATCACGACGCAAACAGCGAAGCAAGTTATCGTACAGAAAGTACGTGAAGCCGAACGCGCGCAAATCGTTGAGCAGTTTATCGACAACGAAGGCGACCTAGTGACTGGTGTGGTTAAGAAAGTTAACCGTGACACTATCATTCTAGACCTTGGTAACAACGCTGAAGCCGTGATCCTACGCGATGACCAGCTTCCACGTGAAAACTTCCGTCCAGGTGACCGTGTACGTGGTCTTCTGTACAAAGTGGCTCCTGAAGCTCGCGGTTTCCAGCTATTCATTACTCGTTCTAAGCCAGAAATGCTTGCTGAGCTGTTCCGTGTAGAAGTGCCAGAGATTGCTGAAGAGCTAATCGAACTGAAAGGCGCAGCGCGTGATCCAGGTTCTCGTGCGAAGATCGCTGTGAAAACAAACGACAAGCGTATCGACCCTGTGGGTGCGTGTGTTGGTATGCGTGGTGCACGTGTACAAGCGGTTTCTGGTGAGCTTGGCGGTGAGCGTATCGATATCGTTCTTTGGGACGATAACCCAGCTCAGTTTGTTATCAACGCAATGGCGCCAGCAGACGTTGCTTCTATCATCGTTGATGAAGATGCGCACGCAATGGACATCGCAGTTGAAGCAGATAACCTAGCGCAAGCTATCGGTCGTAGCGGTCAAAACGTACGTCTAGCATCTCAACTTACAGGTTGGGAACTGAACGTAATGACAGTTGCAGACCTTCAGAAGAAACACCAAGAAGAAGCATCAGCTTCTATCGAAAACTTTATGAAGCACCTAGACATCGAGCAAGACTTCGCGGAAATGCTTGTTGAGGAAGGCTTCTCAACTCTAGAAGAAGTGGCATACGTGCCAGTTAACGAGCTTCTAGAAATCGACGGCTTAAACGAAGAGCTTGTAGAAGAGCTCCGTAGCCGTGCAAAAGATGCCCTAACGACACTTGCTCTTGCTCAGGAAGAGTCATTCGAAGGTGTTGAGCCAGCTGAAGACCTACTAGGACTAGAAGGTCTAGAGCGTGAAATGGCATTTAAACTGGCTGCAAAAGGTGTAGCTACTCTTGAAGACCTTGCAGATCAAGGTGTCGATGAGCTAGAGGGCATTGAAGGGCTAACAGAAGAGCGCGCAGGTGAGCTAATCATGGCTGCACGTAACATCTGTTGGTTCGGCGACGAAGAATAA
- the infB gene encoding translation initiation factor IF-2: MTKLTVKALSEEIGTPVERLIEQLADAGLKKSESDQVNDEEKQTLLTHLKKEHGDTSGESEPTRLTLQRKTRSTLSVSAGGGKSKDVQVEVRKKRTYVKRSAIDEQAKREAEEAANREAEERAQREAEELAKREAAEKAQREAEEKAQREAEEKRLAEEKAKREAEQPEADAAKREEAEKAKKEMNAKNAEAKKEADELKRRQEEEAQRKAEAEAARLAEEARKLAEENEARWTAEEKKPKEEGDYHTTTSKYAREAEDAQDRKEEKAPRRRKKKASPQEDNRGGRGGRNQRGKKGKLAKPTSMQHGFDKTAQVAKQDVVIGETVVVSELASKMSVKATEVIKVMMKMGAMATINQVIDQETAQLVAEEMGHKVVLRKENELEEAVLSDRDETSEAVSRAPVVTIMGHVDHGKTSTLDYIRRTHVASGEAGGITQHIGAYHVETENGMITFLDTPGHAAFTAMRARGAQATDIVVLVVAADDGVMPQTIEAIQHAKAAGVPLIVAVNKIDKEDANPDNVKNELAQYDVIPEEWGGENMFVHISAKQGTNIDGLLEAILLQSEVLELTAVADGMASGVVVESFLDKGRGPVATVLVQSGTLRKGDIVLCGQEYGRVRAMRDELGKEVTEAGPSIPVEILGLSGVPSSGDEATVVRDERKAREVANYRQGKFREVKLARQQKAKLENMFSNMAAGDVAELNVVLKADVQGSVEAISDSLLKLSTDEVKVNIVGSGVGGITETDAVLAAASNAIILGFNVRADASARRAVETENLDLRYYSIIYQLIDEVKQAMGGMLAPEFKQEIIGLAEVRDVFKSPKLGAIAGCMVTEGTIKRNNPIRVLRDNVVIYEGELESLRRFKDDVQEVKNGYECGIGVKNYNDVRVGDQIEVFEIVEIKRTLD; the protein is encoded by the coding sequence ATGACAAAACTTACGGTTAAAGCACTTAGCGAAGAGATTGGTACGCCAGTTGAACGCCTAATTGAACAACTTGCTGATGCTGGTCTGAAGAAATCAGAAAGCGATCAGGTGAACGATGAAGAGAAGCAAACGCTTCTCACTCACCTTAAGAAAGAACATGGTGATACATCTGGTGAGTCAGAGCCTACTCGTCTTACGCTGCAGCGTAAAACTCGTAGCACTCTGTCTGTTTCTGCCGGTGGCGGTAAGAGCAAAGATGTACAAGTAGAAGTGCGCAAGAAGCGCACTTATGTCAAGCGCAGTGCGATCGACGAGCAAGCAAAACGTGAAGCTGAGGAAGCAGCAAATCGTGAGGCGGAAGAGCGTGCCCAACGTGAAGCCGAAGAGCTAGCCAAACGTGAAGCTGCAGAGAAAGCACAGCGTGAAGCAGAAGAGAAAGCTCAGCGCGAAGCCGAAGAAAAACGTCTAGCAGAGGAAAAAGCTAAACGTGAGGCTGAGCAACCTGAAGCAGATGCTGCTAAGCGCGAAGAAGCGGAAAAGGCTAAGAAAGAAATGAACGCAAAGAATGCTGAAGCGAAGAAAGAAGCTGACGAACTAAAACGTCGTCAAGAGGAAGAGGCGCAACGTAAGGCGGAAGCTGAAGCGGCTCGTCTAGCTGAAGAAGCTCGCAAACTAGCGGAAGAAAACGAAGCTCGTTGGACTGCTGAAGAGAAGAAACCAAAAGAAGAGGGTGACTACCACACCACCACTTCTAAATACGCTCGTGAAGCAGAAGATGCTCAAGACCGTAAAGAAGAAAAAGCACCTCGTCGTCGTAAGAAGAAGGCGAGCCCACAAGAAGACAACCGCGGCGGTCGTGGCGGTCGTAACCAACGTGGTAAGAAAGGCAAACTGGCTAAGCCTACGTCTATGCAGCACGGCTTCGATAAGACAGCTCAGGTTGCTAAGCAAGATGTTGTTATCGGCGAAACCGTTGTTGTTTCTGAGCTAGCAAGCAAGATGTCTGTTAAAGCAACAGAAGTTATCAAGGTGATGATGAAGATGGGCGCAATGGCGACTATCAACCAAGTTATCGACCAAGAAACTGCACAGCTTGTTGCTGAAGAAATGGGCCACAAAGTTGTTCTACGCAAAGAGAACGAACTCGAAGAAGCAGTACTGTCTGACCGTGATGAAACATCAGAAGCAGTTTCTCGTGCTCCTGTTGTAACTATCATGGGTCACGTTGACCACGGTAAGACATCGACACTTGACTACATCCGTCGTACTCACGTTGCTTCAGGCGAAGCGGGTGGTATTACCCAGCACATTGGTGCATACCACGTAGAAACTGAAAACGGCATGATTACTTTCCTTGATACTCCTGGACACGCGGCGTTTACCGCAATGCGTGCTCGTGGTGCTCAAGCGACAGATATCGTTGTTCTAGTTGTAGCTGCAGACGATGGTGTAATGCCACAAACAATCGAAGCGATCCAACACGCGAAAGCGGCGGGTGTTCCGCTGATTGTTGCAGTGAACAAGATCGATAAAGAAGACGCGAACCCAGACAACGTTAAGAACGAGCTGGCGCAGTACGACGTTATCCCTGAAGAGTGGGGCGGTGAGAACATGTTCGTTCACATCTCTGCGAAACAAGGTACTAACATCGATGGTCTTCTAGAAGCTATCCTACTTCAATCAGAAGTACTTGAGCTAACAGCAGTTGCTGACGGCATGGCATCTGGTGTGGTTGTTGAATCATTCCTAGATAAAGGCCGTGGTCCAGTTGCAACAGTTCTAGTTCAATCTGGTACGCTACGTAAAGGCGACATCGTACTTTGTGGTCAAGAATACGGCCGTGTACGTGCGATGCGTGACGAGCTAGGTAAAGAAGTGACTGAAGCTGGTCCATCTATCCCAGTTGAGATCCTTGGCCTATCTGGTGTTCCATCATCAGGTGACGAAGCAACAGTTGTACGTGATGAGCGTAAAGCACGTGAAGTAGCGAACTACCGTCAAGGTAAATTCCGTGAAGTTAAGCTAGCACGTCAGCAAAAAGCGAAACTAGAGAACATGTTCTCTAACATGGCTGCTGGTGATGTTGCTGAACTAAACGTAGTACTAAAAGCGGACGTACAGGGTTCTGTAGAAGCAATCTCTGACTCTCTACTGAAACTGTCTACTGATGAAGTTAAAGTGAACATTGTTGGTTCTGGTGTTGGTGGTATTACAGAAACTGATGCAGTACTAGCAGCAGCTTCTAACGCTATCATCCTAGGTTTTAACGTACGTGCTGATGCATCTGCTCGCCGTGCTGTTGAAACTGAAAACCTAGACCTACGTTACTACTCAATCATCTACCAGTTGATTGACGAAGTGAAACAAGCAATGGGCGGTATGCTTGCTCCTGAATTCAAGCAAGAAATCATCGGCCTTGCAGAAGTACGTGACGTATTTAAGTCTCCAAAACTTGGTGCAATCGCGGGTTGTATGGTGACAGAAGGTACTATCAAGCGTAACAACCCTATCCGCGTACTGCGTGATAACGTTGTAATCTACGAAGGTGAGCTAGAATCTCTACGCCGCTTCAAAGATGACGTTCAAGAAGTTAAGAACGGTTACGAGTGTGGTATCGGCGTTAAGAACTACAACGATGTTCGCGTTGGCGACCAAATCGAAGTATTCGAAATCGTTGAAATCAAACGTACTCTAGACTAA
- the rbfA gene encoding 30S ribosome-binding factor RbfA: MSKEFSRTQRVAQQLQKELALILQREVRDSRLGMVTISDVEVSRDLAYAKVFVTFLCVGEQTPESSLAALREHEAHIRMMLGKRIRLRLTPEVRFHYDNTLVEGMRMSNLVSEVVSEDKRKQDEAGRSEENGAEGEEQ, translated from the coding sequence ATGTCAAAAGAATTTAGCCGCACACAACGTGTTGCGCAGCAACTACAAAAAGAGCTTGCTCTTATCCTTCAACGCGAAGTTCGCGATTCTCGCCTAGGTATGGTGACGATTTCAGACGTAGAAGTATCTCGTGACTTAGCATACGCAAAAGTATTCGTCACTTTCCTATGTGTGGGCGAGCAAACGCCTGAATCTAGCCTAGCAGCACTTCGTGAGCACGAAGCTCATATTCGTATGATGCTAGGTAAGCGCATTCGCCTACGTCTAACGCCAGAAGTACGTTTCCACTACGACAACACGCTTGTCGAGGGTATGCGTATGTCTAACCTAGTGAGCGAAGTGGTTAGCGAAGACAAGCGTAAGCAAGATGAAGCTGGTCGTAGCGAAGAAAACGGCGCTGAGGGAGAAGAGCAGTAA
- the truB gene encoding tRNA pseudouridine(55) synthase TruB, whose amino-acid sequence MARRRKGRPVNGVILLDKPTGISSNDALQKVKRIYFAEKAGHTGALDPLATGMLPICLGEATKFSQFLLDSDKRYRVIAKLGERTNTSDSDGEVVETRDINVTPELLDECIDKFRGESDQVPSMFSALKYQGKPLYEYARQGIEVPREARKITVYEIVLHRFEGDEVEMEVHCSKGTYIRTIVDDLGEMLGCGAHVTMLRRTAVAKYPYENMVTLEQLNELFEQAKREELQPRELLDPLLMPMDSAVQDLQEVNVSPELGDLLQHGQPVQVSGLPIDAPVRMTMGEERLFIGVGAMNDDAKLAPKRLVVFREEESAQ is encoded by the coding sequence ATGGCTAGACGTCGCAAGGGACGTCCAGTCAACGGCGTTATCCTTCTAGATAAACCTACCGGTATCTCATCGAATGATGCTCTGCAAAAAGTAAAGCGTATCTACTTTGCTGAAAAAGCGGGGCACACGGGTGCTCTTGACCCACTAGCAACTGGCATGCTGCCAATTTGCTTGGGCGAAGCCACCAAGTTTTCGCAATTCCTATTAGATTCAGACAAGCGCTACCGCGTGATCGCTAAACTTGGTGAGCGCACCAATACCTCTGACTCTGATGGCGAAGTGGTGGAAACTCGCGATATCAACGTAACTCCAGAGCTTCTTGATGAATGCATCGATAAGTTCCGTGGTGAGTCTGATCAGGTGCCCTCAATGTTCTCGGCTTTGAAATATCAAGGTAAGCCGCTTTATGAGTACGCTCGCCAAGGTATCGAAGTGCCGCGCGAAGCACGCAAGATCACCGTGTATGAAATCGTCCTACATCGCTTTGAAGGTGATGAAGTAGAGATGGAAGTACACTGCTCAAAAGGCACGTACATCCGTACTATCGTCGATGATCTCGGTGAAATGCTAGGCTGTGGTGCGCACGTGACTATGCTGCGTCGTACGGCGGTTGCTAAGTACCCTTATGAGAACATGGTGACCCTAGAGCAGCTTAACGAGCTATTCGAGCAGGCAAAGCGTGAAGAGCTTCAGCCGCGAGAGTTGCTTGACCCACTGCTAATGCCAATGGACAGTGCAGTACAAGATCTTCAAGAAGTGAATGTATCACCTGAGCTTGGTGATTTGCTTCAGCATGGTCAGCCAGTGCAGGTTTCAGGCTTACCAATCGATGCGCCAGTACGCATGACCATGGGTGAAGAGCGTTTATTCATCGGCGTTGGCGCGATGAATGATGATGCGAAGCTTGCACCCAAGCGACTCGTTGTTTTCCGTGAGGAAGAAAGTGCTCAATAG